The sequence GATGAGGAGGACTCCGTGCCGCTCTCAGAGCACGAGCAGCGCATGCTCGAGCAGATGGAGCGAGCGTTGTACGCCGAAGATCCCAAGTTCGCGTCGGCGCTTGAGGGAAGTGGGCTGCGGACGTACACCCGTCGGCGGGTCTACCAGGCGGTCGCGGGTTTTCTCATCGGTATCGCGCTCCTCATGACCGGAATGGTCATGCAGCTGATCTGGGTCAGCGTGGTGGGTTTCCTCGTCATGTTGGGCTGCGCCGTGCTGGCCGTCACCGGCTGGCGCAAGACCCCGAAACCGGGCGAGCAGCCGCCGGCCGCCGGCCGTCGGCAGGTGCGGCCCAGACGCTCCATGATGGACCGCATCGAGCAGCGCTGGCAGCGCCGCCGGGACGAACAGGGCCGCTGACCCGGCAGACACACGTGAGGGGCGGCCACCGCGAGGTGGCCGCCCCTCAGCCGTGTCCTCGGCCCGCGGGCTCAGCTCTGCTGCCCGGACGGCCGGCGCAGCGCCGGCCGGGCCGCCACGGCCCGCGCCCGCAGCGCCGAGCAGCGGGCCGTCACCGCCCACCACGCCCGGACCGACGAGCGGGGCAGGAACAGTGCCCGCAGCCGCCTCCCGGCGCCCCCCACGCCGCCCAGCGCCTCGATCACCCGGCGCACGTCCTGCGCCGTGCCCGCCGCCGGCCGCGGCCGGGGCGCGTACAGCGCCTGTTCCACCGCGTCCGCCACCCGGTGCACCGCGGCCCCGGCCGCCGGGTCCAGCCGCCCGAGCCGGACGATCCGCTCGGCGGCCTTGCGCGGGGTCAGCGACTCGTCCGGCGTGACGCCGTGGTCCCAGGCGCTGTCCGCCAGCTCCTGCCAGGCGGCCAGGATGTGCGCCGCCGTGCCCTGCGCGGTCCGGGCATGCCCGCCCAGCCGCAGCGCGCGCATCCGCTGCCGCCACAGCAGCGGCGCCAGCAGCACCGCCAGGACCACCAGCGAACCCACCCCGATCAGCAGCCACGCCCACCAGTCCGTGCCGTCGTGGCCGTGGTGCGCGGCCACCGCCGCGGACGGGCTGTCGCAGGCCTCGAGCCGGCGCAGCCCGCCGGCGCAGCTCTCGCTCGGCGAGGCCGGCACCGACGGCGCCGAGGACGCGCCCCTGGACGGCAGCGCCTCCTCGGGCAGCGAACTGCCCGCGGTGTCCGACTGGGTGTACGACGGTGTGGTGCCCCGGGTCGGGGTCGGCTCGAACCGGGTCCAGCCCACGCCCTCGAAGTACAGCTCGGGCCAGGCGTGCGCGTCCCGCTGGTTGACCGCCACCGTGCCGTCGGCCTGCGGAGTGCCCGGCGCGAAGCCCACCGCCACCCGGGCCGGGATGCCCAGCGTCCGGGCCATCGCCGCCATCGCGAAGGAGAAGTGGACGCAGAAGCCCTGCTTCTTCTCCAGGAAGGTCGCGATGGCGCCCGACCCCCGGCCGACCTCCACCTGGGTGTCGTACTGGAAGCCTCCGGTGACGGCGAAGTAGTCCTGGAGCTTGACCGCCTCCTCGTAGTGACTGCGCGTGCCCTCGGTGATCTCCTTGGCGGTGCGGGCCACCACCTTCGGCAGCGAGGACGGCACCTTGGTGTACTCGTCCCGCAGGGCGGCCGGCGGCCGGGGCGCGGCGGCCAGCTGCTCCGCGGTCGGCTCCACGTCCAGGCTGGTCACCTGGTAGGTCTCGCCCCGCGTGGTCTGGCCGTGGTCGCCGACCAGGGTCATCCCGTCCGGCTCGTACCGCCACCGGCCGCTGATCTGCACCTTGCTCGGCGGATACGGCATCGGCAGCCAGTCCTGGGCGTAGGAGTCCGAGGCCGTGATCGTCGTCCGTATCGCGCCGCGCCGGACGTCGTCCTCCAGGCCGGCGGGTGCGGGCAGCCGGTCCGGTACGTCGACGACATGCCGCTGGGCCGGCTTCCAGGTGGTGCCGTCGAACTCGTCCAGGGAGACGATCCGCAGATACAGGTCGGAGAGGTCGTTGGTGCTGGTCCGCAGGGACAGCACCTGGCGGTCGTCGTCGGTGTTCAGGCTGTCGCGCAGCGACACCAGCGGGTTGACCGCCGAGATCGTGCCCCCGTCGCCGCCGCCCGCCCTCATGCCGTCGCGGGCGCTGTCCAGCAGGCCGCCGTCCAGCGAGGGCAGCGCGAGCGGCACGACCAGGGCCACGCCGAGCGCGACCGCGCCGATCCGGCGGCCGGTGCGCACCGGCGCCGGCGGACCCGCCTCCGGGGCGCCCGGCGCGCGGGCCGGGCCGCCGAAGACCCGGCCCCACTGGGCGAGCCGGTCCCGGCCCTCGGCGAGCAGCAGCATCAGATAGCCGGCCGCCGCCACCAGGAACCACAGCCAGTCGGCGCCGCCGTCGGACAGGCCCGCCGCCACCGAGTACAGCGCGAGCAGCGGCAGCCCGGCCGGGGCCGCGCTGCGGAACGTCACCGCGAGCGTGTCCACCAGCAGCCCGATCAGCAGCACACCGCCGATCAGCATCAGCCTGATGCCGTCGGTGACCGGCGCCGGTATCGCGTACCGGCTGATGTCGTCCGTGCCCTCGCCGAGCAGCTCGGCGAAGTACCGGAAGGTGTCCGGGCCCGGGATCAGCCCGGCGATCGCGTGCTGCCGGGCGCACACCAGGGTGAGCAGCACCAGGGTGACCAGGAGCTGCGCCGCCAGGGTCAGCGACCGGCCCAGCGGCACCCGCCGGGCCGCCGCGCCCACCCCGGTCTGCACGGCCACCAGCGGCACCAGTTGCAGCAGCCAGGTCGGCTTGGCGACCAGCGGCAGCAGCGCGCAGGACGCCATCAGCGTGGCCGCCGCCGCGCACAGCGCCAGTCGTGCCCGTCCGCTCATCCCCGTGCCTCCCCGCTCAGCGACGCCAGAGCCGAGCGCTCCCGGTCCGCCTGCCGCCACAGTCCGTCCAGCGCCGCGCCGCGCGGCACGCTCAGCGCCGTCCAGCCCGCCTCGCGCAGCAGCCGCAGCCGCTCCGTGTGCCGGTGGCCGGGCCGGGGCACGTCGGTCGCCTCCCGCGTCCAGGTGTCGGGGTCCAGCACGAAGGCGACGGCGCCGCCGCTGCGCCGGCTCATCTTGGCGACCGTGGTGGCCTGGTCCTCGTCCAGGTCGCCGAGGAAGGCGATCAGCAGCCCCTCGTTTCCGGCGCGCAGCACGTCGTAGGCGCGGGACAGGCCGGTGCCGTCGGAGTAGTCGATCACCGCGAGGGTGTCCAGCAGCAGGCCGGCCGCCTCCGCAACCTCCTGGCCGGAGCCCGCGAAGCCGTCGCCGCCCTCGCCCGGCACCGTGCTGCCGCCGTCGGTCAGCAGCCGTACCGAGAAGCCGCGCTCCAGCATGTGCGCGAGCACCGAGGCGGCGGCGGAGACGGCCCACTCGAAGGCCGAGTCCGGGCCCGCGCCCTCGTAGGCACCGCCGCGGGTGTCCAGCAGCACGGTGCACCGGGAGCGCCGGGGCTGCTCCTCGCGGCGCACCATCAGCTCGCCGTAGCGCGCGGTGGAGCGCCAGTGCACCCGGCGCAGGTCGTCGCCGTAGCGGTAGCCGCGCGGGATCACGTCGTCCTCGCCCGCGAGGGCCGGCGAGCGCTGCCGCCCGTCGCCGTACCCCTTGGCCTCGCCGGCGAAGCGGACCGGGGCCAGCGGCACCACGCGCGGGATGACCGTCAGGGTGTCCTGGGCCGAGAAGGACCGGGTCAGCTCGCACATGCCGAAGGGGTCCGTCAGCCGCAGCTGGAGCGGGCCCAGCGGATAGCGGCCGCGCAGGTCCGAGCGGACCCGGTAGGACACCTCGCGGTGGCCGCCCGGCTCCATCCGGTCCAGCACGAACCGGGGGCGCGGCCCGAGGACGTAGGGCACCCGGTCCTGGAGCATCAGCAGACCGGTGGGCAGCCGGGAGACGTTGTCCATGCGCAGATGGACCCGTGCCTCGCTGCCGGCCGGCACGCGCGCGGGAGCGAGCAGGCGGCTGCCGGCGACCCGGTGGCGCGTGCGGTACAGCACGGTGGCGCAGATCAGGGGCAGCACGGCGAGCAGCAGGCCGACCCGCAGCAGATCGCTCTGGCCCAGCAGGAACGCGCACACCGCGGCGGCGACGCCGGCCGCGAGGAAGGAACGGCCGCGGGTGGTCAGCCCCGCGAGGGCCGTGCGGACACCGCCCGGCTGCCCGCCGTCCGCCTCCGCCGGCCCGGTCCCCCCGAAGCTCATCACAGACTCCGCGGAGGCTGCTCGGGATAGGCCGGGATGGTCCGGCCGAGATCGCCGAGGCCGCCCGGCCGGCCGGGGCCCGCGGGCACCGGCGTGCGCTGGAGGATCTCCAGCACCACCTGCTCCGCCGTGCGCCGGTTGAGCTGGGCCTGCGCGGTGGGCAGCAGACGGTGGGCGAGGACGGCGCCGGCGAGCGCCTGCACGTCGTCCGGCAGCGCGTACTCCCGGCCGGCCAGGGCCGCGGTGGCCTTGGCCGCGCGCAGCAGGTGCAGCGTCGCGCGCGGGGAGGCGCCGAGCCTGAGGTCGGGGTGGGTGCGGGTGGCGGCGACCAGCTCGACCGCGTACCGCCGGACCGGCTCGGCGACGTGCACCCCGCGCACCGCCTCGACCAGCTTCACGATCTCGTGCGCGTGCGCCACCGGCTGGAGGTCCTCCAGCGGGCTGACCCCGCCGTGCACGTCGAGCATCCGCAGCTCGGCCTCCACGCTCGGGTAGCCGACGGAGACGCGGGCCATGAAGCGGTCGCGCTGGGCCTCGGGCAGCGGATAGGTGCCCTCCATCTCGACCGGGTTCTGGGTGGCCACCACCATGAAGGGGCTGGGCAGTTCGTACGTCTGCCCGTCGATGGTGACCTGCCGCTCCTCCATGGACTCCAGCAGCGCGGACTGGGTCTTGGGCGAGGCGCGGTTGATCTCGTCGCCGATCACGATCTGCGCGAAGATGGCGCCCGGCTTGAACTCGAAGTCCCGGCGCTGCTGGTCCCAGATCGACACGCCCGTGATGTCCGAGGGCAGCAGGTCCGGGGTGAACTGGATGCGCCGCACCGAGCAGTCGATGGACCGCGCCAGCGCCTTGGCGAGCATCGTCTTGCCCACTCCGGGGACGTCCTCGATCAGCAGGTGGCCCTCGGCGAGCAGCACGGTCAGCGCGAGCCGTACGACCTCGGGCTTCCCCTCGATCACGCCCTCCACCGAACCGCGCACCCGTTCCACCGTGGCGGTCACATCTGTGAGGCTCGCTCGATCGTCATAGGTCGTCACCCGGCCCTCCTCGGCCCGTTCTTTGCCGGGCCGACGCTGTC comes from Streptomyces sp. SCL15-4 and encodes:
- a CDS encoding DUF3040 domain-containing protein yields the protein MPLSEHEQRMLEQMERALYAEDPKFASALEGSGLRTYTRRRVYQAVAGFLIGIALLMTGMVMQLIWVSVVGFLVMLGCAVLAVTGWRKTPKPGEQPPAAGRRQVRPRRSMMDRIEQRWQRRRDEQGR
- a CDS encoding DUF3488 and transglutaminase-like domain-containing protein, translating into MSGRARLALCAAAATLMASCALLPLVAKPTWLLQLVPLVAVQTGVGAAARRVPLGRSLTLAAQLLVTLVLLTLVCARQHAIAGLIPGPDTFRYFAELLGEGTDDISRYAIPAPVTDGIRLMLIGGVLLIGLLVDTLAVTFRSAAPAGLPLLALYSVAAGLSDGGADWLWFLVAAAGYLMLLLAEGRDRLAQWGRVFGGPARAPGAPEAGPPAPVRTGRRIGAVALGVALVVPLALPSLDGGLLDSARDGMRAGGGDGGTISAVNPLVSLRDSLNTDDDRQVLSLRTSTNDLSDLYLRIVSLDEFDGTTWKPAQRHVVDVPDRLPAPAGLEDDVRRGAIRTTITASDSYAQDWLPMPYPPSKVQISGRWRYEPDGMTLVGDHGQTTRGETYQVTSLDVEPTAEQLAAAPRPPAALRDEYTKVPSSLPKVVARTAKEITEGTRSHYEEAVKLQDYFAVTGGFQYDTQVEVGRGSGAIATFLEKKQGFCVHFSFAMAAMARTLGIPARVAVGFAPGTPQADGTVAVNQRDAHAWPELYFEGVGWTRFEPTPTRGTTPSYTQSDTAGSSLPEEALPSRGASSAPSVPASPSESCAGGLRRLEACDSPSAAVAAHHGHDGTDWWAWLLIGVGSLVVLAVLLAPLLWRQRMRALRLGGHARTAQGTAAHILAAWQELADSAWDHGVTPDESLTPRKAAERIVRLGRLDPAAGAAVHRVADAVEQALYAPRPRPAAGTAQDVRRVIEALGGVGGAGRRLRALFLPRSSVRAWWAVTARCSALRARAVAARPALRRPSGQQS
- a CDS encoding DUF58 domain-containing protein, whose product is MSFGGTGPAEADGGQPGGVRTALAGLTTRGRSFLAAGVAAAVCAFLLGQSDLLRVGLLLAVLPLICATVLYRTRHRVAGSRLLAPARVPAGSEARVHLRMDNVSRLPTGLLMLQDRVPYVLGPRPRFVLDRMEPGGHREVSYRVRSDLRGRYPLGPLQLRLTDPFGMCELTRSFSAQDTLTVIPRVVPLAPVRFAGEAKGYGDGRQRSPALAGEDDVIPRGYRYGDDLRRVHWRSTARYGELMVRREEQPRRSRCTVLLDTRGGAYEGAGPDSAFEWAVSAAASVLAHMLERGFSVRLLTDGGSTVPGEGGDGFAGSGQEVAEAAGLLLDTLAVIDYSDGTGLSRAYDVLRAGNEGLLIAFLGDLDEDQATTVAKMSRRSGGAVAFVLDPDTWTREATDVPRPGHRHTERLRLLREAGWTALSVPRGAALDGLWRQADRERSALASLSGEARG
- a CDS encoding MoxR family ATPase, encoding MTTYDDRASLTDVTATVERVRGSVEGVIEGKPEVVRLALTVLLAEGHLLIEDVPGVGKTMLAKALARSIDCSVRRIQFTPDLLPSDITGVSIWDQQRRDFEFKPGAIFAQIVIGDEINRASPKTQSALLESMEERQVTIDGQTYELPSPFMVVATQNPVEMEGTYPLPEAQRDRFMARVSVGYPSVEAELRMLDVHGGVSPLEDLQPVAHAHEIVKLVEAVRGVHVAEPVRRYAVELVAATRTHPDLRLGASPRATLHLLRAAKATAALAGREYALPDDVQALAGAVLAHRLLPTAQAQLNRRTAEQVVLEILQRTPVPAGPGRPGGLGDLGRTIPAYPEQPPRSL